A window of bacterium contains these coding sequences:
- a CDS encoding AbrB/MazE/SpoVT family DNA-binding domain-containing protein, translating into MGSTAKLSSKYQIVIPKKIRRELNLKSGDELIMKIEDDKIIMRAKPKSYTDYMLGLGEKVWKE; encoded by the coding sequence ATGGGTTCTACGGCGAAGTTAAGCAGTAAATATCAAATTGTTATCCCTAAAAAAATAAGACGAGAATTAAACCTGAAATCAGGTGATGAATTAATAATGAAGATTGAAGATGATAAGATAATTATGCGGGCAAAACCTAAGAGTTATACCGACTATATGTTAGGATTAGGTGAAAAAGTCTGGAAGGAATAA